In Luteipulveratus mongoliensis, the DNA window TAGGGTCTCCCGCCGAGACGTCCCAAGCCACGACGACCTTCTGGGGCCCGATGTAGCAGCTGATCCGCATCCGCATCCCGGCATACTCGGCGTCGTCGCGAATCTCGTGGACGCTGATCGTGTTCACGTCGAATCGGACGCCATCTCCCAAGTCGAGGGCCGCAATGTCCCGGACGACCTCGACGATGTGGCCCGAGGTCACGGGCCTGCCGATCGCTTCGGCGTCCACGTCCTTGGTCGGACGCCGAACCCCGTAGACAGCGAGAAGGATTCCGCCCTTCAACACGAAGTCGTCCTTGTACTCGGTCCGGCTCAGCCGGTCGAGGAACGACTCGAGGGCATGACGGGTGAGGTACTCGGCGGTTGGCGTGGGCGTACCGGTCCTGGCTCCGTCCGACCGCGCCTTGTTCTGGATCTGCCGAAAGATCGCGCCGCCTTCGATCATGTGAGTACCTCCAGCGCCTGGAGAAGTGGGCCCCTGGCTCTCGGGAGCCGGGTGGCGATGGCCATGAGTGCGGCTGGCTTGCCACCGCGTCGCAGCCATTCACGCAGAGCATCCCTACCGAGCTCGTACCCGAGGTCGCCGCGGAGTCGGAACGCGTCAGCGATGCACCGTTCGGGCGAGTAGATGCCGATAT includes these proteins:
- a CDS encoding nucleotidyl transferase AbiEii/AbiGii toxin family protein, whose amino-acid sequence is MIEGGAIFRQIQNKARSDGARTGTPTPTAEYLTRHALESFLDRLSRTEYKDDFVLKGGILLAVYGVRRPTKDVDAEAIGRPVTSGHIVEVVRDIAALDLGDGVRFDVNTISVHEIRDDAEYAGMRMRISCYIGPQKVVVAWDVSAGDPIVPLPRRVRVPRVLGDDIEMLGYAPETSVAEKGVTILERGVASTRWRDYVDIVQLAEKHGVDENLLLESATAVARYRKVALRPITPVVVGYGAIGQVKWAAWRRKERVEDISEPDLDAQLAKVAAVLDPVFEQG